One segment of Haloplanus natans DSM 17983 DNA contains the following:
- the lysS gene encoding lysine--tRNA ligase codes for MSDDHNAFWADDIADEIEARKPEDPIVIKGGVSPSGVPHLGHFNEIMRGYFVASVLRERGHEVRQVFTSDDRDALRSVPRTLADADWNLVGLGDIDAGALGRNLGVPYTDIPDPVGESDSYGDHFTDLLARSAAAVDVEVELVSNTDLYESGEFEAVTRDVLEKRDLAREVLAEYQDGVDEDYVPFMPQCSECGRLTQDVRGVDLEAGTVDYVCSGLDAGGDHIDGCGHAGTATLREGKLPWRFEWPAQWTVLGVDFEPFGKDHAEGSWPSGEEIARRVLGIEPPVPMTYEWFTLNGEPLSSSAGNVVTVDEVLALLEPEVLRYFFVRNPKRAKDFDVARIDLLVDEFDRFERVYFGEEADADLEPLAERAYPYLVDEVREKRVRLPYTFAAVLGMTDDRDLRVRMARNQGFFDDDTPAWAVEAALARVERARTWAERMDNAYNYRLQAELPETDFDDSVVAALSDLADFVAEGHDGEEIQGQMYEIPRAHGVEVGDFFAAGYRLFFDDTEGPRLGEFLGELDESFVVKRLRREG; via the coding sequence ATGAGCGACGACCACAACGCCTTCTGGGCCGACGACATCGCGGACGAAATCGAGGCACGAAAGCCCGAGGACCCCATCGTCATCAAGGGCGGGGTCTCGCCCTCCGGCGTCCCCCACCTCGGCCACTTCAACGAGATCATGCGCGGCTACTTCGTCGCGAGCGTCCTCCGGGAACGCGGCCACGAGGTCCGGCAGGTGTTCACGAGCGACGACCGCGACGCCCTACGGAGCGTCCCCCGGACCCTCGCCGACGCGGACTGGAACCTCGTCGGCCTCGGCGACATCGACGCGGGGGCGCTGGGACGGAACCTCGGGGTACCCTACACGGACATCCCCGACCCCGTCGGCGAGAGCGACTCCTACGGAGACCACTTCACCGACCTGCTGGCCCGGAGCGCCGCGGCCGTCGACGTCGAGGTGGAACTGGTGTCGAACACCGACCTCTACGAATCCGGTGAGTTCGAGGCCGTTACGCGGGACGTGCTCGAAAAGCGCGACCTGGCCCGCGAGGTGCTCGCCGAATACCAGGACGGGGTCGACGAGGACTACGTCCCCTTCATGCCGCAGTGTTCGGAGTGCGGGCGGCTCACCCAGGACGTGCGCGGCGTCGACCTGGAGGCGGGGACCGTCGACTACGTCTGCTCCGGCCTCGACGCCGGCGGCGACCACATCGACGGCTGTGGACACGCGGGGACGGCCACGTTGCGGGAGGGCAAACTCCCCTGGCGCTTCGAGTGGCCCGCACAGTGGACGGTCCTCGGCGTCGACTTCGAACCCTTCGGGAAGGACCACGCGGAGGGCTCGTGGCCCAGCGGCGAGGAGATCGCCCGCCGGGTGCTCGGTATCGAGCCGCCGGTCCCGATGACCTACGAGTGGTTCACGCTCAACGGCGAACCGCTCTCCTCCTCGGCGGGCAACGTCGTCACCGTCGACGAGGTGCTCGCCCTCCTCGAACCCGAGGTGCTTCGCTACTTCTTCGTCCGCAACCCCAAGCGCGCCAAGGACTTCGACGTGGCGCGTATCGACCTGCTGGTCGACGAGTTCGACCGCTTCGAGCGCGTCTACTTCGGCGAGGAGGCGGACGCGGACCTCGAACCCCTCGCGGAGCGGGCCTACCCTTACCTCGTCGACGAGGTGCGCGAAAAGCGGGTGCGCCTCCCGTACACCTTCGCCGCGGTGCTTGGCATGACCGACGACCGCGACCTTCGAGTGCGGATGGCGCGCAATCAGGGCTTTTTCGACGACGACACGCCGGCGTGGGCGGTGGAGGCGGCGCTGGCGCGAGTCGAGCGCGCACGCACCTGGGCCGAGCGCATGGACAACGCCTACAACTACCGCCTGCAGGCCGAACTGCCCGAAACCGACTTCGACGACAGCGTGGTCGCGGCGCTTTCCGACCTCGCCGACTTCGTGGCCGAGGGCCACGACGGCGAGGAGATTCAGGGCCAGATGTACGAGATACCGCGTGCTCACGGCGTCGAGGTGGGCGACTTCTTCGCCGCGGGCTATCGGCTCTTCTTCGACGACACCGAGGGGCCGCGTCTGGGCGAGTTCCTCGGCGAACTCGACGAGTCGTTCGTGGTGAAGCGGCTGCGGCGAGAGGGCTAG
- a CDS encoding DUF7123 family protein translates to MSATPDPSTGTDDSASKEERLKEYLLSKAQDGELYFKSKFIADEVGLSPKEIGALMVKLRDSATELSVEKWSYTSATTWRIEPA, encoded by the coding sequence ATGAGCGCAACCCCAGACCCCTCCACCGGGACCGACGACAGCGCGTCGAAAGAGGAGCGCCTGAAGGAGTACCTGCTCTCGAAGGCCCAGGACGGTGAACTCTACTTCAAGAGTAAGTTCATCGCCGACGAGGTCGGTCTCTCGCCCAAAGAGATCGGTGCCCTGATGGTCAAACTCCGCGACTCCGCGACCGAACTCTCCGTCGAGAAGTGGTCGTACACGAGCGCGACCACCTGGCGAATCGAACCCGCGTAG
- a CDS encoding DUF192 domain-containing protein translates to MTRIVHDGDGDTRVLATDVRVADSFLARARGLMFRRSFPDGSALVFPFGRPAPRTLHMVGVPFDIDAVWLRGGRVERVSRLSAWTGLGRAAADTVIELPAGAADGVREEDTVRVDDG, encoded by the coding sequence ATGACACGCATCGTCCACGACGGCGACGGCGACACCCGCGTCCTCGCCACGGACGTTCGCGTCGCCGACTCCTTTCTCGCCAGGGCGCGCGGGCTGATGTTCCGCCGCTCCTTTCCCGACGGGTCGGCGCTCGTCTTCCCGTTCGGTCGCCCCGCCCCCCGAACCCTGCATATGGTCGGCGTCCCGTTCGACATCGACGCCGTCTGGCTCCGCGGCGGCCGGGTCGAGCGGGTCAGTCGCCTGTCGGCGTGGACGGGTCTCGGCCGGGCGGCCGCCGACACCGTGATCGAACTGCCCGCCGGCGCCGCCGACGGCGTCCGCGAGGAGGACACCGTCCGCGTCGACGACGGGTGA
- a CDS encoding site-2 protease family protein, translating to MDRADGPPLDALEAVFYVRDIDRDGDRLRYYGEPLVPRSSLGDELREPFRHAGYRVDLEAGREPYETVVVATPADGRIDGFPWPNLALLVATMVSTLFVGAFAWYYIPPADLAANPLLALRAWPFTAAVLGVLTAHELGHYLAGRYHGVDVSLPYLIPFVVPFGTLGAIIRMRGRMPDRKTLFDIGVAGPLTGLVATVVVTAIGLSLDPMTIPSRVVDSSAQVIVFNNPPLLDLIATALGQPTSYADPTKTVHPVIIGGWVGMFFTVLNLLPVGQLDGGHMVRAMLGRRQETVASLVPMVLFGLAAYLYFVRDLSINESVGLWAFWGLFATFIAYNGPANPADETPLGWKRQVVGLLTFALGALCFLLVPIQLLG from the coding sequence ATGGACAGAGCCGATGGGCCGCCATTGGACGCTCTCGAAGCCGTATTTTACGTTCGCGACATCGACCGCGACGGCGACAGGCTTCGCTACTACGGCGAGCCCCTCGTTCCGCGCAGTTCGCTGGGTGACGAACTCCGGGAGCCGTTTCGCCACGCCGGCTACCGGGTCGACCTCGAAGCCGGTCGCGAACCCTACGAAACCGTCGTCGTCGCGACGCCCGCGGACGGCCGGATCGACGGGTTTCCGTGGCCCAACCTCGCCCTGTTGGTCGCGACGATGGTCTCGACGCTTTTCGTCGGCGCCTTCGCGTGGTACTACATCCCGCCGGCCGACCTCGCCGCGAACCCCCTGCTCGCCCTTCGAGCGTGGCCGTTCACGGCCGCCGTCCTCGGCGTCCTGACCGCCCACGAACTCGGTCACTACCTCGCCGGCCGATACCACGGCGTCGACGTGTCCCTCCCGTATCTCATCCCCTTCGTCGTCCCCTTCGGGACGCTCGGGGCCATCATCCGGATGCGCGGGCGGATGCCCGACCGCAAGACACTGTTCGACATCGGCGTCGCCGGCCCGCTGACCGGCCTCGTCGCCACGGTCGTCGTCACCGCCATCGGCCTCTCGCTCGACCCGATGACGATCCCGTCGAGGGTCGTCGACTCCTCCGCACAGGTCATCGTCTTCAACAACCCGCCGCTTCTCGACCTGATCGCGACGGCCCTGGGACAGCCGACCAGCTACGCCGACCCGACCAAGACCGTCCACCCCGTCATCATCGGCGGCTGGGTAGGGATGTTCTTCACCGTCCTCAACCTCCTCCCTGTCGGCCAACTCGACGGCGGGCACATGGTCCGAGCGATGCTCGGACGGCGCCAGGAGACGGTCGCCTCGCTGGTGCCGATGGTCCTGTTCGGCCTCGCGGCCTACCTCTACTTCGTCCGCGACCTCTCGATCAACGAATCCGTCGGGTTGTGGGCCTTTTGGGGCCTGTTTGCCACGTTCATCGCGTACAACGGCCCCGCCAACCCCGCGGACGAGACGCCGCTCGGCTGGAAACGCCAGGTCGTCGGCCTCCTCACCTTCGCCCTCGGCGCCCTCTGTTTCCTGCTCGTTCCCATCCAGCTTCTGGGTTAG
- the pyrH gene encoding UMP kinase gives MRVVISIGGSVLAPDLDADRVAGHAAAVERLVEADCEVGAVVGGGGVARDYIGAARRLGANEVQLDQVGIDVTRINARLLIAALGDVSAPSPARDYEAAGEALRRGDVAVMGGVMPGQTTDAVAAALAEYVDADLLVYATSVDGVFSADPDGDPDAEQYPRLSGTELVDLVAPMSRGAGASAPVDLLAAKLIERSTMRTIVLDGTDPERVADAVLGGEHSGTDVIPEGSHEPERWT, from the coding sequence ATGCGAGTGGTCATCTCCATCGGCGGGAGCGTCCTCGCGCCCGACCTCGACGCCGACCGCGTCGCGGGCCACGCGGCGGCGGTCGAACGTCTCGTCGAGGCGGACTGCGAAGTCGGCGCGGTGGTGGGCGGTGGCGGCGTCGCCCGCGACTACATCGGGGCGGCGCGTCGCCTCGGCGCCAACGAGGTACAGTTGGACCAGGTCGGCATCGACGTGACGCGGATCAACGCCCGCCTGCTGATCGCGGCACTCGGCGACGTCTCCGCACCCTCGCCCGCTCGCGACTACGAGGCGGCCGGCGAGGCGCTCCGCCGGGGCGACGTGGCCGTCATGGGCGGTGTCATGCCCGGGCAGACGACCGACGCCGTCGCCGCGGCGCTGGCCGAATACGTCGACGCCGACCTCCTCGTCTACGCCACGAGCGTCGACGGCGTGTTCAGCGCCGACCCCGACGGTGACCCCGACGCCGAGCAGTACCCCCGGCTCTCGGGAACGGAACTCGTCGACCTCGTGGCGCCGATGAGTCGCGGCGCCGGGGCGTCGGCACCGGTCGACCTGCTGGCGGCGAAACTCATCGAGCGCTCGACGATGCGGACGATCGTCCTCGACGGGACCGATCCCGAACGGGTCGCGGACGCCGTCCTCGGGGGCGAGCATTCCGGCACCGACGTGATTCCCGAGGGGAGTCACGAACCGGAGCGGTGGACATGA
- a CDS encoding zinc ribbon domain-containing protein: MDTEDRGCPKCGHTETDVGKISTTGGGLSKMFDIQTNSFKVVSCTSCGYSELYRDVGSQGSDIVDVFLG; the protein is encoded by the coding sequence ATGGACACCGAAGACCGCGGCTGCCCGAAATGCGGCCACACCGAGACCGACGTGGGAAAGATTTCGACCACTGGCGGCGGCCTCAGCAAGATGTTCGACATCCAGACCAACTCGTTCAAAGTGGTGTCGTGTACCTCGTGTGGCTACTCGGAACTGTACCGCGACGTGGGCTCACAGGGTAGCGACATCGTCGACGTGTTCCTCGGGTAG
- a CDS encoding lysylphosphatidylglycerol synthase transmembrane domain-containing protein: protein MSGGRIRATILGFAGALAVFAILLSVAGVDDLVSQLAAADLRVVALVFLATLGWLAAWGFALRIVLDVLGVSLSVPQAFLVFTGAMFANNVTPFGQAGGEPITALLISRVTDAEYEKGLAAIASVDTLNFVPSITIALIGVGYFVTEVALGTNRRLELALAAVTVLAVGVPALVYLGWQRRYRLERRVVGFLTPTIRRVADRLPRVPVPTVGGIERRINGFFRAIERVAANPRGLALALALSALGWFCQMLGLWLAFQAIGHPVPLSVALFIVPIGAIAGVTPLPGGAGGIESVLVVLLVAAPLPGVTEAVALAAVVVFRGAVYWTPTVLGGIVTGVVGLRSRGAS, encoded by the coding sequence ATGTCCGGCGGACGGATTCGAGCGACGATTCTCGGGTTCGCCGGCGCCCTCGCCGTCTTCGCCATCCTGCTTTCGGTCGCAGGGGTCGACGACCTGGTCTCGCAACTCGCGGCCGCCGACCTCCGGGTGGTGGCGCTGGTCTTTCTCGCTACGCTCGGTTGGCTCGCGGCCTGGGGCTTTGCCCTCCGAATCGTCCTCGATGTCCTCGGCGTCTCGCTGTCGGTCCCGCAGGCCTTCCTCGTGTTCACGGGCGCGATGTTCGCCAACAACGTCACGCCGTTCGGTCAGGCGGGTGGCGAGCCGATCACCGCCCTCCTCATCTCGCGTGTGACAGATGCGGAGTACGAAAAGGGGCTGGCCGCCATCGCCAGCGTCGACACGCTCAACTTCGTCCCCTCGATCACCATCGCCCTCATCGGCGTCGGCTACTTCGTCACCGAAGTCGCCCTCGGCACGAACCGTCGCCTCGAACTCGCGCTGGCGGCGGTGACGGTCCTCGCCGTCGGCGTCCCCGCGCTCGTCTATCTCGGCTGGCAACGTCGCTACCGGCTGGAACGACGCGTCGTCGGGTTCCTCACGCCGACCATCCGCCGGGTGGCGGATCGGCTCCCACGCGTGCCAGTCCCGACCGTCGGCGGCATCGAACGTCGCATCAACGGGTTCTTCCGGGCCATCGAGCGCGTGGCGGCCAACCCCCGCGGCCTGGCGCTCGCGCTCGCGCTCTCCGCGCTCGGCTGGTTCTGCCAGATGCTCGGCCTCTGGCTCGCCTTCCAGGCCATCGGCCACCCGGTCCCCCTCTCGGTCGCCCTCTTTATCGTCCCCATCGGTGCCATCGCGGGCGTGACGCCCCTCCCCGGCGGCGCCGGCGGTATCGAGAGTGTCCTCGTCGTCCTGCTCGTCGCCGCCCCGCTTCCCGGCGTCACCGAGGCCGTCGCCCTCGCCGCCGTGGTCGTGTTCCGCGGCGCCGTCTACTGGACGCCGACGGTGCTTGGCGGTATCGTGACGGGCGTCGTCGGGCTCCGATCGCGCGGCGCCTCGTAG
- a CDS encoding DUF7097 family protein encodes MERTPTGTPVGVDDPYAHADRCDHLTGDGRCRFALEHAGDSGGRCPSSSAEPRSASNRTQSGDSEGHSPSGSRPAAGDDPAFAAARRDDDYACVVADEDTTWRDCPHYRSTTDGRECRRCGLEEVRLAHEDARPLLEEHHLSYGTGKRDGDDDPAHEITVSLCRWCHAKVHAGWARVDDDVNPDAEALAAREERRSTEQAEFGFRTAAERDER; translated from the coding sequence ATGGAGCGGACGCCAACGGGCACACCGGTCGGAGTGGACGACCCCTACGCCCACGCCGACCGCTGTGACCACCTCACCGGCGACGGGCGGTGTCGGTTCGCGCTCGAACACGCCGGGGACAGCGGGGGGCGATGTCCCTCAAGCAGCGCGGAGCCACGCTCCGCGAGCAACCGGACGCAGTCCGGTGACAGCGAGGGACACAGTCCCTCGGGCAGTCGGCCGGCGGCCGGCGACGACCCCGCGTTCGCGGCCGCGCGCCGCGACGACGACTACGCCTGTGTCGTCGCCGACGAGGACACCACGTGGCGTGACTGCCCACACTACCGCTCGACGACCGACGGCCGCGAGTGTCGACGCTGTGGACTCGAGGAGGTGCGCCTGGCACACGAGGACGCGCGGCCGTTGCTGGAGGAACACCACCTGTCGTACGGCACCGGAAAGCGAGACGGCGACGACGACCCGGCCCACGAGATCACCGTCTCCCTCTGTCGCTGGTGTCACGCGAAAGTGCACGCCGGCTGGGCGCGGGTCGACGACGACGTGAACCCGGACGCGGAGGCGCTCGCGGCCCGCGAGGAGCGCCGGAGCACGGAGCAAGCGGAGTTCGGCTTCCGGACGGCGGCGGAGCGCGACGAGCGCTAA
- the thiL gene encoding thiamine-phosphate kinase, which translates to MDERSALGRLAERIDAAGDDAAVIDGLVVTTDMLHERTDFPAGTTRYTAGWRTIGASLSDVAAMGASATAAVAAYGAPTFEAEEIAAFVDGASDVCEMTGAEYVGGDLDNHDEFTVAGTVVGRTDHPVYRTGASAGEAVYVTGTLGRTGAAIREFERGNADRGNDLFRFEPRVAAGRQLAPVATAMMDSSDGLARSLHQLAAASDCGFEVEWDRLPVDPSVEAVAADERERRDLSTYFGEDFELVFTGSAAAVDAVRESVETTITRIGTVTDGGVRADGDPLPDRGYSH; encoded by the coding sequence ATGGACGAACGGAGCGCGTTGGGACGGCTCGCCGAACGGATCGACGCGGCGGGCGACGACGCGGCGGTGATCGACGGGCTGGTCGTGACGACCGACATGCTCCACGAACGGACGGACTTTCCGGCGGGGACGACCCGATACACCGCGGGCTGGCGGACGATCGGCGCGTCGCTATCGGACGTGGCGGCGATGGGCGCGAGCGCGACGGCCGCCGTCGCCGCCTACGGCGCGCCCACGTTCGAGGCCGAGGAGATAGCGGCGTTCGTCGACGGCGCGAGCGACGTGTGCGAGATGACCGGCGCCGAGTACGTCGGCGGCGACCTCGACAACCACGACGAGTTCACCGTCGCGGGAACGGTCGTCGGCCGGACCGACCATCCGGTCTATCGGACGGGCGCGTCGGCGGGCGAGGCGGTCTACGTGACGGGGACGCTCGGGCGGACGGGCGCCGCCATCCGCGAGTTCGAACGGGGGAACGCCGACCGGGGCAACGACCTCTTTCGGTTCGAGCCGCGGGTCGCGGCCGGCCGACAGCTAGCCCCCGTCGCGACGGCGATGATGGACTCCTCGGACGGCCTCGCACGCTCGCTGCACCAACTCGCCGCGGCGAGCGACTGCGGCTTCGAGGTGGAGTGGGATCGGCTGCCGGTCGATCCGAGCGTCGAGGCCGTCGCGGCCGACGAGCGCGAGCGTCGCGACCTCTCGACGTACTTCGGAGAGGACTTCGAACTCGTCTTCACCGGATCGGCGGCGGCAGTCGACGCGGTTCGGGAGTCGGTCGAAACCACGATCACACGGATCGGAACGGTGACCGACGGCGGCGTCCGCGCCGACGGCGACCCGCTTCCGGACCGGGGCTACAGCCACTAA
- a CDS encoding RNA-guided endonuclease InsQ/TnpB family protein encodes MEVVRNIQLKLDVPEDAHSVLDETFEQFRQAAQHVADAGWSDDPTQIEDIKNTLHEQTYSEVREQTSLQASLVQSARNLAADALSNCKDRILDDGQKASKPEFRGSVVAYNGRTITYNDDHVTLATVGDRVTAELVTPEDEEETPFAEYWTDDWERKEATLHKRDGTYYLHVAVKKQVESADSGDESTGNGVVLGVDLNVDGSLAVTSTGAFLGNADYLNHRRDEYERRRGNLQQTGTRSAHLTIESIGSRFARWSADYLHRISKAIVQEAVENDCAAIAFENLTHIRERISNASKFQQWAFGELQGHVGYKAEEYGIDVDDVAPTYTSQRCSHGECGFTHKDNRNGDEFECLKCGKELHADYNAARNIGWRLVQHWLKSGAGRATSQLVFKSGTLNANGDYTPSALRG; translated from the coding sequence ATAGAGGTCGTCCGCAACATCCAGCTAAAGCTCGACGTTCCCGAGGACGCTCACAGCGTTCTCGATGAGACGTTCGAGCAATTCCGTCAAGCGGCCCAACACGTCGCTGACGCTGGGTGGAGCGACGACCCCACGCAGATCGAGGACATCAAAAACACGCTCCACGAACAAACCTATTCAGAGGTTCGGGAGCAGACCAGTCTGCAAGCCAGTCTCGTCCAATCCGCCCGCAACCTCGCTGCCGACGCGCTCAGCAACTGCAAAGACCGCATCCTCGACGACGGTCAGAAAGCCAGCAAGCCCGAGTTCCGAGGCAGTGTCGTCGCGTACAACGGTCGAACCATCACGTACAACGACGACCACGTTACCCTCGCCACGGTTGGCGACCGCGTGACCGCCGAGTTAGTCACACCTGAAGACGAGGAAGAGACGCCGTTTGCGGAGTATTGGACGGATGACTGGGAACGCAAGGAAGCAACGCTCCACAAGCGTGACGGGACGTACTACCTCCACGTCGCAGTCAAGAAACAAGTCGAATCGGCTGATTCTGGCGACGAATCGACTGGGAACGGAGTGGTTCTCGGCGTCGATTTGAACGTGGACGGCTCTCTCGCCGTCACCAGCACAGGGGCCTTCCTTGGAAACGCAGACTACCTCAACCACCGCCGCGACGAGTACGAACGTCGGCGCGGCAACCTCCAACAGACAGGCACTCGCTCCGCACACCTCACCATCGAAAGCATCGGGTCACGGTTCGCTCGGTGGAGTGCGGACTACCTCCACCGCATCTCGAAGGCCATCGTTCAGGAGGCTGTGGAGAACGATTGTGCGGCGATTGCGTTCGAGAATCTGACGCATATCCGCGAACGCATCTCGAACGCTTCGAAGTTCCAGCAGTGGGCGTTCGGCGAACTCCAAGGCCACGTCGGATACAAAGCCGAAGAGTACGGTATTGACGTGGACGATGTTGCCCCTACCTACACGTCACAGCGGTGCAGTCACGGCGAGTGCGGATTCACGCACAAGGACAACCGCAATGGTGACGAGTTCGAGTGCCTGAAGTGTGGAAAAGAACTCCACGCGGATTACAACGCCGCTCGGAATATCGGGTGGCGTCTTGTCCAGCACTGGCTCAAGTCCGGTGCTGGACGGGCCACCAGTCAACTGGTCTTCAAGTCAGGGACGCTGAACGCGAACGGTGATTACACGCCTTCCGCCTTGCGCGGATAG
- a CDS encoding cupin domain-containing protein: MDIRSYDDTAMTEAVPDVRLSQLAAGEKTSVQGYVIDPGAEVPEHSHPHEQAGYAWRGEAVFIIDGEEHAVSAGDSYVIPGGDPHRVENRGDEPFEGVDIFSPPRTDPDWKD, translated from the coding sequence ATGGACATTCGTTCGTACGACGACACGGCGATGACCGAAGCGGTGCCGGACGTGCGCCTCTCGCAACTGGCCGCGGGCGAGAAGACGAGCGTACAGGGCTACGTCATCGACCCCGGCGCCGAGGTACCCGAACACAGCCATCCACACGAGCAGGCGGGCTATGCCTGGCGCGGCGAGGCGGTCTTCATCATCGACGGCGAGGAACACGCCGTCTCGGCGGGTGACTCCTACGTCATCCCCGGCGGCGACCCTCACCGGGTCGAAAACCGTGGCGACGAACCCTTCGAGGGCGTCGATATCTTCAGCCCACCGCGGACCGATCCGGACTGGAAGGACTAG
- a CDS encoding molybdopterin synthase: MKTLNLVGPDAVEVADRLVPRLDGRVATVETLPETAARDTDAGAAYGLSPDGSWIGAGDGRDLPNLLDDLVPEFDYALTVGFADARLPTVAIGDADPAGDVILTLADAAADLDPVLDAAADLDPRITLESLVDRAKASPLAERSGAIATFTGRVRVKDAADDTPTTHLEFEKYEGVAADRMRAIREELEARDGVFEVLMHHRTGVIREGEDIVFVVVLAGHREEAFRTVEDGINRLKDEVPIFKKETTENEEFWIHERP; this comes from the coding sequence ATGAAAACCCTCAATCTCGTCGGCCCCGACGCCGTGGAGGTGGCCGACCGACTCGTCCCGCGACTCGACGGCCGGGTCGCCACCGTCGAGACGCTCCCCGAGACGGCCGCCCGCGACACCGACGCCGGCGCGGCATACGGCCTCTCACCCGACGGCTCGTGGATCGGCGCGGGCGACGGTCGTGACCTGCCCAACCTGCTCGACGACCTCGTCCCGGAGTTCGACTACGCCCTCACCGTCGGCTTCGCGGACGCCCGTCTCCCGACGGTCGCCATCGGGGACGCCGACCCCGCCGGCGACGTTATCCTCACCCTCGCCGACGCCGCCGCCGACCTCGATCCGGTGCTCGACGCCGCCGCCGACCTCGATCCCCGAATCACCCTCGAATCGCTCGTCGACCGGGCGAAAGCCTCACCACTCGCGGAGCGATCGGGCGCCATCGCGACGTTCACCGGGCGCGTCCGCGTGAAAGACGCCGCGGACGACACGCCGACTACGCACCTGGAGTTCGAGAAGTACGAGGGCGTCGCTGCCGACCGGATGCGGGCCATCCGCGAGGAACTCGAAGCCCGTGACGGCGTGTTCGAGGTGCTGATGCACCACCGAACGGGCGTCATCCGCGAGGGGGAGGACATCGTGTTCGTCGTCGTCCTCGCCGGCCACCGCGAGGAGGCGTTTCGAACCGTCGAGGACGGCATCAACCGTCTGAAAGACGAGGTCCCGATCTTCAAAAAGGAAACCACCGAAAACGAGGAGTTCTGGATTCACGAGCGGCCCTGA
- a CDS encoding GMP synthase subunit A has product MTRIVVVDNHGQFTHLEHRALRDAGVDTDIVDNTTPPEELDTDGLVLSGGPDMDRIGRCAEYLEMDVPVLGICLGMQIMAVELDGTVDAGDYGGYADVTVRIVDEDDPLVGSLAPETRVWASHADEVTALPTGFTHTATSDVCDIEAMSDRDRELYGVQWHPEVAHTEEGEELFANFIERCR; this is encoded by the coding sequence ATGACTCGAATCGTCGTCGTCGACAACCACGGCCAGTTCACGCACTTGGAACACCGGGCGCTCCGGGACGCGGGCGTGGACACCGACATCGTCGACAACACCACGCCCCCCGAGGAGCTCGACACCGACGGCCTCGTGCTCTCGGGCGGTCCCGACATGGATCGGATCGGCCGCTGTGCGGAGTATCTCGAGATGGACGTACCCGTTCTCGGCATCTGCCTCGGTATGCAGATCATGGCGGTCGAACTCGACGGCACCGTCGACGCCGGCGACTACGGCGGCTACGCCGACGTGACGGTCCGCATCGTCGACGAGGACGACCCCCTCGTCGGCTCGCTCGCCCCCGAGACGCGCGTGTGGGCGAGTCACGCCGACGAGGTGACCGCCCTCCCCACGGGCTTTACCCACACCGCGACGAGCGACGTGTGTGACATCGAGGCGATGAGCGACCGGGACCGCGAGCTCTACGGGGTCCAGTGGCATCCCGAGGTGGCCCACACCGAGGAAGGCGAGGAACTGTTCGCGAACTTCATCGAACGCTGTCGATAG
- a CDS encoding multicopper oxidase domain-containing protein: protein MSSVVGFLPDLKGRGIRLAISMNHPIHTHNHRFRVVEKDGSRIPDVAQYEEDILDLAPAERKTVEFEADADPGIYLMHCHKVSHAMNGNSYPGGMVGGIVYESAMDSDVFAQLMEYAGYEP, encoded by the coding sequence GTGTCATCGGTTGTCGGCTTCCTCCCCGACCTCAAGGGTCGGGGTATCCGCCTCGCAATCTCTATGAACCACCCGATCCACACCCACAACCACCGGTTCCGGGTGGTCGAGAAGGACGGCTCGCGGATTCCCGACGTGGCCCAGTACGAGGAGGACATCCTCGATCTGGCGCCCGCGGAGCGCAAAACCGTCGAGTTCGAGGCGGACGCCGACCCCGGCATCTACCTCATGCACTGTCACAAGGTGAGCCACGCGATGAACGGCAACTCCTACCCCGGCGGGATGGTCGGCGGCATCGTCTACGAATCGGCGATGGACTCGGACGTGTTCGCACAGCTGATGGAGTACGCGGGCTACGAGCCGTAG